From a region of the Zingiber officinale cultivar Zhangliang chromosome 4B, Zo_v1.1, whole genome shotgun sequence genome:
- the LOC121977932 gene encoding triacylglycerol lipase 2-like, with protein sequence MYMASHTTCSALPLLLLLYLFLIVPPQVLVGARSLNGRSWQSGGTTNDSLCELAVIPQGYKCQEYKVQTEDGYILGLQRIPQGRDSDREGKKRQPVLLQHGILVDGMSWALNSPEESLAFILADNGFDVWIANTRGTTWSPTHISLNITDQAFWSFSWDELASYDLPAILDFVYQQTGQKVDYVGHSLGTLMALSSLSQGKLVDKMKSAALLSPIAYLSHITTRLGKLAARVFVADVIKWLGVSEFNLKSKISSDFLNKLCDHPGVDCFDLAAAISGNNCCLNHTAVEYYLKYEPQPTSIKNLIHLAQMVRDGVITKYDYGSKTANMRHYNQVNPPPYDMSNIPKDFPLFLSYGGRDELSDVEDVLQLLDDLKLHDVDKLTVQYVEEYAHLDFILGINAKAIVYGSIISFFNTH encoded by the exons ATGTACATGGCTTCACACACCACTTGTTCTGctctccccctcctcctcctcctctatcttttCCTTATTGTCCCACCACAAGTGCTAGTTGGAGCGCGGAGCTTAAACGGAAGGAGTTGGCAGTCTGGAGGGACGACAAACGATAGCCTATGCGAGTTGGCAGTGATTCCTCAGGGTTACAAGTGCCAAGAGTACAAG GTTCAAACTGAAGATGGATACATTCTTGGCTTACAAAGAATTCCACAAGGACGTGACAGCGATCGAGAAGGCAAGAAAAGGCAGCCAGTGCTATTGCAGCATGGAATTCTCgtg GATGGGATGAGCTGGGCGCTGAATTCACCAGAGGAGTCACTAGCCTTCATCTTGGCAGACAATGGATTTGATGTGTGGATAGCAAACACAAGAGGAACAACGTGGAGCCCTACTCACATTTCTCTCAACATAACTGATCAG GCATTTTGGTCTTTTTCTTGGGATGAACTGGCCTCTTATGATCTCCCTGCCATCTTGGACTTTGTCTACCAACAAACCGGCCAGAAGGTGGATTATGTTGGCCATTCTCTG GGCACTTTGATGGCTTTGTCATCTTTGTCTCAAGGGAAGCTTGTAGACAAGATGAAATCAGCAGCTCTTCTCAGTCCAATTGCTTACTTGTCTCACATCACTACTCGACTGGGAAAGCTTGCAGCCAGAGTATTTGTTGCAGAT gttATTAAATGGCTCGGGGTATCAGAATTTAATCTCAAATC GAAGATTTCATCAGATTTCCTTAATAAATTGTGCGATCATCCAGGTGTGGATTGCTTTGATTTAGCGGCAGCGATTTCAG GGAACAATTGCTGCCTCAATCACACCGCCGTGGAATACTATTTGAAGTATGAACCGCAACCAACATCGATAAAGAATTTAATTCATTTAGCTCAAA TGGTGAGAGATGGAGTGATAACGAAATACGATTACGGAAGCAAGACGGCTAACATGAGGCACTACAACCAAGTGAATCCCCCGCCCTATGACATGTCGAACATTCCAAAGGATTTTCCTTTGTTTCTTAGCTATGGCGGCCGGGATGAGCTCTCCGATGTCGAAGATGTTCTACAACTCTTAGATGACCTCAAGTTGCATGACGTGGATAAGCTAACAGTTCAGTATGTGGAAGAGTATGCCCATCTTGATTTTATATTAGGGATTAATGCTAAAGCTATTGTTTATGGTTCAATAATCTCATTCTTTAATACACATTAA